In Syngnathus acus chromosome 21, fSynAcu1.2, whole genome shotgun sequence, one genomic interval encodes:
- the ankrd10b gene encoding ankyrin repeat domain-containing protein 10b isoform X2, with protein MSVVCDSGFSSEEVLNSRFPLHRACRDGDVGALCSLLHTTANPADLTVEDTFYGWTPIHWAAHFGKLECVMRLVQVGCGVNIVTSKFAQTPTHISAFGGHPQCLLWLLQAGADINRQDYVGETPIHKAARAGSLECINALLVHGAKADVRNASGLTAADLAHAQGFQECAELLANAQNFQQNMAQFHNGAFLNGTSQNGGHTHPAIQSRSFFKGIPNRKRSFDGQEINTVKKARPNGAGNAFELQNGNGPLVGAGESPMESMELASTVNSVSVGISSLGHCQPQLPFERETTAVYTGSPEISQVEHQKSVKAEQLYDHTILSTMLLYHGA; from the exons ATGTCGGTGGTGTGTGATTCTGGATTCTCGAGTGAGGAGGTGTTAAACAGCCGCTTCCCTCTCCACCGGGCGTGCAGAGATGGAGATGTCGGCGCCTTGTGCTCCTTGCTTCATACAACCGCGAACCCGGCTGACCTCACCGTGGAGGACACCTTCTACGGCTGGACGCCCATACACTGGGCAGCTCATTTCGGAAAG CTGGAGTGTGTGATGCGTCTGGTACAAGTGGGCTGCGGCGTCAACATTGTGACCTCCAAGTTTGCCCAGACACCAACTCACATTTCAGCATTTGGAGGCCATCCCCAATGCTTGTTATGGCTCCTACAAGCCGGCGCAGACATTAATAGACAG GACTATGTGGGCGAGACGCCCATCCACAAGGCTGCACGTGCGGGCAGTCTGGAGTGCATCAACGCTCTCCTAGTGCACGGAGCAAAAGCTGA TGTAAGGAATGCCAGTGGGCTGACCGCCGCCGACCTGGCCCACGCGCAGGGCTTCCAGGAGTGTGCTGAGCTTCTCGCCAATGCCCAAAACTTTCAACAAAACATGGCTCAGTTCCATAATGGGGCCTTTCTTAATGGCACCAGCCAGAATGGGGGCCACACACACCCCGCTATCCAGAGCCGCAGCTTCTTCAAGGGCATACCCAACAGAAAGAGGTCATTCGATGGCCAGGAAATCAACACGGTTAAGAAGGCAAGACCTAATG GCGCTGGCAATGCGTTCGAACTGCAGAACGGCAACGGGCCTCTGGTTGGTGCTGGAGAGTCCCCAATGGAAAGCATGGAGTTGGCGTCTACTGTAAACTCAG TGTCAGTTGGCATTTCCTCACTTGGTCACTGTCAACCGCAGCTTCCCTTCGAGCGCGAAACCACTGCAGTCTACACGGGGTCACCCGAGATCAGCCAAGTGGAGCACCAGAAGTCTGTTAAAGCGGAGCAGTTGTATGACCACACCATCTTGAGCACCATGCTCCTCTACCATGGAGCCTAA
- the ankrd10b gene encoding ankyrin repeat domain-containing protein 10b isoform X1, whose amino-acid sequence MSVVCDSGFSSEEVLNSRFPLHRACRDGDVGALCSLLHTTANPADLTVEDTFYGWTPIHWAAHFGKLECVMRLVQVGCGVNIVTSKFAQTPTHISAFGGHPQCLLWLLQAGADINRQDYVGETPIHKAARAGSLECINALLVHGAKADVRNASGLTAADLAHAQGFQECAELLANAQNFQQNMAQFHNGAFLNGTSQNGGHTHPAIQSRSFFKGIPNRKRSFDGQEINTVKKARPNGAGNAFELQNGNGPLVGAGESPMESMELASTVNSGGPGPVSLGLNGLAPANEPGPMDQWEDQGGRATSNPAAKELEVFNVTSMQTPCRCTNSYAYL is encoded by the exons ATGTCGGTGGTGTGTGATTCTGGATTCTCGAGTGAGGAGGTGTTAAACAGCCGCTTCCCTCTCCACCGGGCGTGCAGAGATGGAGATGTCGGCGCCTTGTGCTCCTTGCTTCATACAACCGCGAACCCGGCTGACCTCACCGTGGAGGACACCTTCTACGGCTGGACGCCCATACACTGGGCAGCTCATTTCGGAAAG CTGGAGTGTGTGATGCGTCTGGTACAAGTGGGCTGCGGCGTCAACATTGTGACCTCCAAGTTTGCCCAGACACCAACTCACATTTCAGCATTTGGAGGCCATCCCCAATGCTTGTTATGGCTCCTACAAGCCGGCGCAGACATTAATAGACAG GACTATGTGGGCGAGACGCCCATCCACAAGGCTGCACGTGCGGGCAGTCTGGAGTGCATCAACGCTCTCCTAGTGCACGGAGCAAAAGCTGA TGTAAGGAATGCCAGTGGGCTGACCGCCGCCGACCTGGCCCACGCGCAGGGCTTCCAGGAGTGTGCTGAGCTTCTCGCCAATGCCCAAAACTTTCAACAAAACATGGCTCAGTTCCATAATGGGGCCTTTCTTAATGGCACCAGCCAGAATGGGGGCCACACACACCCCGCTATCCAGAGCCGCAGCTTCTTCAAGGGCATACCCAACAGAAAGAGGTCATTCGATGGCCAGGAAATCAACACGGTTAAGAAGGCAAGACCTAATG GCGCTGGCAATGCGTTCGAACTGCAGAACGGCAACGGGCCTCTGGTTGGTGCTGGAGAGTCCCCAATGGAAAGCATGGAGTTGGCGTCTACTGTAAACTCAGGTGGGCCAGGACCCGTTTCATTGGGGCTGAATGGGCTTGCGCCAGCCAACGAACCAGGGCCTATGGATCAGTGGGAGGACCAGGGGGGGCGGGCCACCTCCAACCCCGCAGCTAAAGAGCTGGAGGTCTTCAATGTGACATCCATGCAGACTCCTTGTCGCTGCACTAATTCGTACGCTTATTTGTAG
- the ube2al gene encoding ubiquitin conjugating enzyme E2 A, like has protein sequence MSTPARRRLMRDFKRLQEDPPAGVSGAPSENNIMVWNAVIFGPEGTPFEDGTFKLIVEFTEEYPNKPPTVRFVSKMFHPNVYADGSICLDILQNRWSPTYDVSSILTSIQSLLDEPNPNSPANSQAAQLYQENKREYEKRVSAIVERSWRDS, from the exons ATGTCCACGCCGGCTAGAAGGAGACTTATGAGAGATTTTAAACG TCTACAAGAGGACCCCCCAGCTGGTGTTAGTGGAGCCCCATCAGAAAACAACATCATGGTGTGGAATGCAGTCATTTTTGG CCCCGAAGGAACTCCGTTTGAAGATG GTACATTTAAACTCATTGTCGAGTTCACGGAAGAATACCCCAACAAACCTCCCACAGTGCGATTTgtgtcaaaaatgtttcatcCTAATG TCTATGCAGATGGTAGTATTTGTTTGGACATCCTCCAAAATCGGTGGAGCCCCACTTACGATGTGTCTTCTATTCTGACGTCCATCCAG TCTTTGCTGGATGAGCCCAACCCCAACAGTCCAGCAAACAGCCAAGCGGCTCAGCTGTACCAGGAGAACAAGCGCGAGTACGAGAAGAGAGTTTCAGCAATCGTAGAACGAAGCTGGCGAGACAGTTGA
- the ing1 gene encoding inhibitor of growth protein 1 — MLNATNGDPGHVVVNYVEEYLELVESLPFDLQRSVSLMKEIDARYQDVLKELDDAYERYRKESDAPQRRKLQLSIQRALIRSQELGDEKIQIAGQMVELVENRTRQLDWHSELLVSSQEVPESHITMPTSLATAAASMISSSSSSSTTTPSKTSHHDKKREEVAPSSTGADKTGGKRSRRQKNGESRDSYSGLDVTEDVGAGASREKRAKTSSKKKKRSKGKSEREVSPPDLPIDPDEPTYCLCEQVSYGEMIGCDYDECPIEWFHFSCVGLHHKPKGKWYCPKCRGENEKTMDKALERAKKERAYNR; from the exons ATGTTGAACGCCACGAATGGCGACCCTGGCCATGTTGTTGTCAATTATGTGGAAGAGTACTTGGAGCTGGTGGAGTCACTGCCTTTCGATTTGCAGAGAAGTGTGTCCCTCATGAAAGAAATCGATGCCAGATATCAAG atgTTCTGAAGGAACTTGACGATGCATATGAACGGTATCGCAAGGAATCGGACGCACCCCAGAGACGCAAGCTGCAGTTGTCCATCCAGAGGGCGCTGATCCGTAGTCAGGAGCTTGGAGATGAGAAGATTCAAATTGCTGGACAAATG GTGGAGTTGGTGGAGAACCGAACCCGGCAGTTAGACTGGCATTCCGAACTGCTCGTCTCCTCCCAAGAAGTTCCAGAGAGTCACATCACTATGCCGACATCTTTGGCAACCGCGGCAGCGTCCATGATCAGTTCGTCGTCGTCTTCGTCCACCACCACCCCGAGCAAAACAAGCCACCACGACAAGAAGCGCGAAGAGGTCGCACCAAGCTCAACAGGAGCAGACAAGACCGGAGGCAAGCGCTCCAGGCGGCAAAAGAATGGCGAGAGCAGGGACAGCTACAGCGGCCTAGACGTCACAGAGGACGTCGGTGCCGGAGCGTCCCGGGAGAAGAGAGCAAAGACGTCatccaagaagaagaagcggtcCAAGGGGAAGTCGGAGCGAGAGGTGTCGCCGCCGGACCTGCCCATCGACCCTGACGAGCCCACGTACTGCTTGTGCGAGCAGGTGTCCTACGGCGAGATGATCGGCTGCGACTACGACGAGTGTCCCATTGAATGGTTCCACTTTTCCTGCGTGGGCCTCCATCATAAGCCCAAAGGCAAGTGGTACTGCCCCAAGTGTCGAGGCGAGAATGAGAAGACCATGGACAAAGCCTTAGAGCGAGCCAAGAAGGAGCGGGCGTACAACAGGTAG